In a single window of the Terriglobia bacterium genome:
- a CDS encoding DUF2283 domain-containing protein gives MKIKHFQDTDTLYIQLRSVEVAETRDLDENTLPDLDGEGQLCGITIEHASQRVDIPDFSFEQVPA, from the coding sequence ATAAAGATTAAGCATTTTCAGGACACCGACACCCTGTACATCCAACTTCGGTCCGTTGAAGTCGCCGAAACGCGAGATCTGGACGAGAACACGCTGCCCGATCTTGATGGTGAGGGACAGTTATGCGGCATCACAATCGAACATGCCAGTCAGCGAGTCGACATCCCGGACTTTTCCTTCGA